The Fervidicoccaceae archaeon genome contains a region encoding:
- a CDS encoding DNA polymerase sliding clamp: protein MVKARALYAGASEFKTVLESLSKLVDEACVKFERGGLKLRALDPANVALIEVVYPSSAFIEYEIEEEGTWGLNVAAVLRALGRIRRGDQLKIEVSDDSVILEVPSAPKRRYEARNLEVPEPEVPEARLALRTKVALLADHLRSILKDLEVVGERATIEYKSSEDALVIYAPGETKYVSKLSRSSGAILELESEGDSSSTYDIDYLLSTLNLSRVSDAVTIEFSSNMPLKMTFRLAGGGNVSYLLAPLV, encoded by the coding sequence TTGGTCAAAGCGCGGGCTCTCTACGCTGGGGCCTCGGAGTTCAAGACGGTCCTCGAGAGCTTGTCAAAGCTCGTCGACGAGGCTTGCGTGAAATTCGAGAGAGGAGGCCTGAAGCTCCGAGCCCTCGACCCGGCCAACGTAGCGTTGATCGAGGTGGTCTACCCCAGCTCTGCCTTCATCGAGTACGAAATCGAGGAGGAGGGGACCTGGGGGCTCAACGTGGCCGCGGTGTTGCGAGCGCTAGGCAGGATCAGGCGCGGAGATCAGCTCAAAATAGAGGTTTCCGACGACTCTGTGATCCTCGAGGTCCCGAGCGCTCCGAAGAGGAGATACGAGGCGCGGAACCTCGAGGTGCCCGAGCCCGAGGTGCCAGAGGCCAGGCTCGCTCTGAGAACCAAAGTCGCGCTCTTGGCCGATCACCTTCGAAGCATACTTAAAGACCTTGAGGTGGTCGGGGAGAGAGCGACGATAGAGTACAAGAGCTCCGAGGACGCGCTCGTCATCTACGCGCCGGGCGAGACCAAGTACGTCAGCAAGCTCAGCAGAAGCTCCGGCGCGATTCTCGAGCTCGAATCCGAGGGTGATTCATCGAGCACCTACGATATCGACTACCTGCTGAGCACGCTGAATCTGTCGAGGGTGTCCGACGCCGTCACGATAGAGTTCTCAAGCAATATGCCTCTCAAGATGACTTTCAGGCTCGCCGGTGGAGGAAACGTGAGTTATCTCTTGGCGCCTCTGGTATAG